One window of the Corynebacterium glutamicum ATCC 13032 genome contains the following:
- the rimM gene encoding ribosome maturation factor RimM (Essential for efficient processing of 16S rRNA): MSTEQELQIGKVVKSHGIRGEVVVELSTDDPDIRFAIGEVLNGKQAGKEHSLTIDAARMHQGRLLVKFAEVPDRTAADSLRGTRFFAAPLEDEDDEDGFYDHELEGLRVIHEGEDIGEVTGVMHGPAGEILEVRLTSGKETLIPFVHAIVPEVDLEEGTATITPPEGLLDL, from the coding sequence ATGAGTACAGAGCAGGAACTGCAAATCGGAAAAGTTGTAAAATCCCACGGCATTCGGGGTGAAGTCGTGGTGGAATTGAGCACCGATGATCCAGACATTCGCTTCGCCATTGGGGAAGTTCTCAACGGCAAGCAGGCAGGCAAGGAGCATTCACTGACCATCGATGCAGCGCGCATGCACCAAGGTCGACTCTTGGTGAAGTTCGCAGAGGTCCCAGATCGTACCGCTGCTGATTCTTTGCGTGGAACTCGATTCTTTGCGGCACCTCTTGAGGATGAAGACGATGAGGATGGCTTCTACGACCATGAGTTGGAAGGTCTGCGCGTCATTCACGAGGGCGAGGATATCGGTGAAGTCACCGGCGTGATGCATGGCCCAGCCGGTGAGATCCTGGAAGTCCGCCTGACCTCAGGCAAGGAAACACTGATTCCTTTTGTGCACGCCATTGTTCCTGAGGTGGATCTGGAAGAAGGAACCGCAACGATCACCCCTCCAGAGGGCTTGTTAGATCTTTAG
- a CDS encoding membrane protein — protein sequence MTETTPQPPKPEPELPKFLSNPERADIILFIALIVMGIFSLCMIPLRAWMLTQPLAYTLIVGGYTSAVVGGANASVENGIWWVYWLCTLIGALKFMPVYWLMGKRWGMEFIDMSLQYMPRFHRMFKKSVDSESTRLYAWIIGLIPLAYLPGPVPGTILNAVAGLVKIRFWIIMAWNAICVLSVNGLFIWLGYTFGEQVLDIVNVVNRYMLWITLGLLALMFFRARKQFAK from the coding sequence ATGACAGAGACCACACCTCAACCCCCAAAGCCAGAGCCCGAGCTCCCGAAATTTCTCAGCAACCCAGAACGCGCCGACATCATTTTGTTCATCGCACTCATTGTGATGGGCATTTTCTCCCTCTGCATGATCCCACTGCGCGCCTGGATGCTCACCCAACCTCTGGCCTACACCCTCATCGTCGGTGGTTACACCAGTGCAGTCGTGGGCGGCGCGAACGCTTCGGTAGAAAACGGCATCTGGTGGGTCTACTGGCTCTGCACCCTGATCGGCGCGCTGAAGTTCATGCCCGTCTATTGGCTGATGGGTAAGCGCTGGGGCATGGAATTTATCGACATGTCCCTCCAATACATGCCCCGCTTCCACCGCATGTTCAAAAAATCCGTCGACTCCGAATCCACCCGCCTCTACGCCTGGATCATCGGCCTCATTCCACTCGCATACCTCCCAGGACCAGTGCCGGGAACCATCCTCAACGCAGTGGCTGGCCTGGTGAAAATCCGCTTCTGGATCATCATGGCCTGGAATGCGATCTGCGTACTATCGGTCAACGGACTATTCATCTGGCTGGGATACACCTTCGGCGAACAAGTCCTCGACATCGTCAACGTGGTCAACCGCTACATGCTTTGGATAACCTTAGGATTGCTGGCGCTGATGTTTTTCCGCGCACGGAAGCAATTTGCCAAGTAA
- the trmD gene encoding tRNA (guanosine(37)-N1)-methyltransferase TrmD, translating into MKSVTSSENLDSHRLRLDVVTIFPEYLDPLRHALLGKAIEDGILEVGVHDLRNWATGGHKAVDDTPYGGGPGMVMKPEVWGPALDDVAAGRVSGAELDSASLHLKNVRHDELGGVEKRAYVVEEDRDLPLLLVPTPAGKPFTQADAQAWSNEEHIVFACGRYEGIDQRVIDDAANRYRVREVSIGDYVLIGGEVAVLVIAEAVVRLIPGVLGNRRSHEEDSFSDGLLEGPSYTKPRTWRGLDVPEVLFSGNHAKVDRWRRDQALLRTQAIRPELIDASLLDSTDLKVLGLDK; encoded by the coding sequence TTGAAGTCCGTGACTAGCTCCGAAAATCTTGATTCCCACCGTCTGCGGCTTGATGTCGTGACCATTTTCCCCGAATACCTGGATCCTCTGCGCCATGCCCTGCTGGGTAAGGCGATTGAGGATGGCATTTTGGAAGTCGGTGTTCATGATCTTCGGAATTGGGCGACCGGCGGACACAAGGCCGTCGACGATACCCCGTATGGCGGTGGCCCGGGCATGGTGATGAAGCCAGAGGTCTGGGGGCCAGCGCTTGATGATGTCGCCGCAGGCCGGGTGAGCGGTGCGGAACTCGATTCGGCCTCGCTGCACCTGAAAAATGTGCGCCATGATGAGCTGGGTGGCGTCGAAAAGCGTGCTTATGTCGTGGAAGAAGACCGCGACCTGCCGCTGTTGCTGGTGCCCACCCCGGCTGGCAAGCCGTTCACGCAGGCGGATGCGCAGGCGTGGTCCAACGAGGAGCACATTGTGTTCGCGTGCGGGCGCTACGAGGGCATTGACCAGCGCGTTATTGATGATGCCGCCAACCGCTACCGCGTGCGCGAGGTATCGATCGGCGATTATGTGCTGATCGGCGGGGAAGTGGCAGTCCTGGTCATCGCGGAAGCCGTCGTGCGCCTGATCCCTGGCGTGCTCGGAAACCGTCGTAGCCACGAAGAAGACAGCTTCTCCGATGGCCTGCTCGAAGGCCCGTCGTACACAAAGCCGCGCACCTGGCGCGGACTTGACGTCCCCGAAGTACTATTCTCGGGCAACCACGCCAAGGTCGATCGCTGGCGACGCGATCAGGCGCTCCTACGCACCCAGGCAATTAGGCCTGAGCTTATCGACGCATCCCTCCTCGATTCCACCGACCTCAAAGTATTGGGACTGGACAAATGA
- a CDS encoding ankyrin repeat domain-containing protein → MLPIASGNDDRNLIRYVDGGRFDEIMLTGDLTGLSSFLTNAGPNARDDFDLTVLMRAAEAGNLMVVARLLDLGANPRLTNPRGVTALHIAAIAGDDGIVECLIDAGAEVDAVDDQGRTPLWNAAAHHLPDSAVVDVLLRAGANVNLRDCNGVSPEDML, encoded by the coding sequence GTGCTTCCGATTGCCTCCGGTAACGATGACCGGAATTTAATCCGTTATGTCGACGGTGGTCGATTTGATGAAATCATGCTCACCGGAGACCTCACTGGCCTGAGCAGTTTTCTTACCAACGCTGGCCCGAACGCCCGGGATGATTTTGATCTCACGGTGCTCATGCGCGCTGCCGAGGCAGGCAACCTCATGGTTGTTGCCCGCTTGTTAGATTTAGGTGCCAATCCCCGACTCACCAATCCTCGTGGTGTCACGGCCCTACATATCGCAGCGATCGCCGGGGACGATGGCATTGTGGAATGCCTCATTGATGCAGGCGCTGAAGTCGATGCTGTAGATGATCAAGGTCGCACTCCCCTATGGAACGCAGCGGCTCATCATCTGCCTGATTCTGCGGTGGTGGATGTGCTGCTTCGCGCAGGTGCGAATGTGAATCTGCGCGATTGCAATGGAGTCAGCCCAGAAGACATGCTGTAG
- the rpsP gene encoding 30S ribosomal protein S16, whose protein sequence is MAVKIKLQRLGKIRTPHYRVVIADARTKRDGKVIENIGIYEPKAEPSVIKINSERAQHWLSVGAQPTEAVAALLKVTGDWQKFKGIEGAEGTLRVAEPKPSKLELFNQALSEANNGPTAEAITEKKKKAREDKEAKEAAEKAAAEKAAAAESEEAPAEEAAAEEA, encoded by the coding sequence ATGGCTGTAAAGATTAAGCTCCAGCGCCTCGGCAAGATCCGTACCCCGCACTACCGCGTTGTCATCGCTGATGCACGCACCAAGCGCGACGGCAAGGTTATCGAGAACATCGGTATCTACGAGCCAAAGGCTGAGCCTTCCGTAATCAAGATCAACTCCGAGCGTGCGCAGCACTGGCTCTCCGTTGGCGCTCAGCCAACCGAGGCTGTTGCAGCGCTGCTCAAGGTGACCGGCGACTGGCAGAAGTTCAAGGGCATCGAGGGCGCAGAAGGCACCCTCCGTGTTGCAGAGCCTAAGCCATCCAAGCTTGAGCTGTTCAACCAGGCTCTTTCTGAGGCTAACAACGGCCCAACCGCTGAAGCCATCACTGAAAAGAAGAAGAAGGCTCGCGAGGACAAGGAAGCTAAGGAAGCAGCTGAGAAGGCTGCTGCTGAAAAGGCTGCCGCTGCAGAGTCCGAAGAGGCTCCAGCTGAGGAAGCTGCTGCAGAAGAGGCATAA
- a CDS encoding ABC transporter ATP-binding protein has protein sequence MSPILKVRDLVKRYGDTVAVDGLNFDVSQGEIFAFLGENGAGKTTTISCLIGIDQATSGEIELQGGQVDSEKLGVVFQQSVLDPLLSAKENLETRGQLYPGVGKQRVAQLIEQIGMEGFADRRYGVLSGGEKRRTDIARALLHSPDILFLDEPTAGLDPRSRRQVWDTINSLRNDVGLTVFLTTHYMEETELADSVLIIDRGKEVASGTPMELRARYTTTELTLRTNDPTHSGKELAHLSPEIDGDRLRIKLENGLEAARLATELDGVLDVEIRHGSMDDVFLAVTAERKRS, from the coding sequence ATGTCACCCATCCTAAAAGTGCGGGACCTCGTCAAACGCTATGGCGACACCGTTGCGGTTGACGGTTTAAATTTTGATGTTTCACAAGGGGAAATTTTTGCCTTTCTAGGGGAGAACGGCGCAGGAAAAACAACCACGATTTCATGCCTGATTGGCATTGATCAAGCCACCTCTGGGGAGATCGAACTGCAGGGTGGCCAAGTAGATTCTGAAAAACTTGGAGTGGTGTTTCAACAATCCGTCTTAGACCCTTTGCTGAGTGCCAAAGAAAACTTGGAAACACGCGGACAGCTGTACCCAGGGGTGGGGAAGCAGCGGGTTGCACAGCTCATTGAGCAAATCGGGATGGAAGGGTTTGCGGACCGCCGATACGGAGTGTTGTCGGGCGGTGAAAAACGTCGCACCGACATCGCACGAGCTTTACTGCACAGCCCAGACATTCTTTTTCTTGATGAACCCACAGCAGGCCTCGACCCCAGATCACGACGCCAAGTTTGGGACACCATCAATTCCCTGCGTAACGATGTGGGCCTCACTGTCTTTTTGACCACTCACTACATGGAAGAAACAGAACTGGCTGATTCAGTTCTAATCATTGACCGTGGCAAAGAGGTCGCATCAGGAACCCCGATGGAACTGCGCGCCCGTTACACCACAACAGAATTGACTCTTAGAACAAACGACCCTACTCATTCGGGTAAAGAGTTGGCCCACTTGAGCCCAGAAATCGACGGTGACCGACTGCGGATCAAGTTGGAAAATGGGCTCGAAGCTGCGCGCCTGGCAACAGAACTAGATGGGGTTCTCGACGTAGAGATCCGCCACGGTTCCATGGACGATGTATTTCTAGCAGTTACAGCTGAACGGAAACGATCATGA
- a CDS encoding ABC transporter permease: protein MITVLTRRHLRCFFRDRMAVLFSIMGALILLVLYVLFLGKLQIDGLMVDLPDSARDDVEGFVFNWVFSGILITSAITVPQAALGVLVEDRTRGGIKDFLVAPVSRTTLTVSYIFAAVIVAMTILIFEIVVGSIGLAILGHFSMSIARVLELVVALLLLTLVFSAIAAFLITLVKSQGGMSALSSLVGTLAGFLSAAYIPPIALPEAVTNVLNFLPFTPAGMLIRQIVVAPALDAISLPPEAFDIFQFGYGLKLEMFGEPVSTWVAVGIVASWGVVFGLIAAFKMKSVVR from the coding sequence ATGATTACAGTTCTGACACGCAGACACTTGCGCTGCTTTTTCCGCGACCGCATGGCAGTGCTGTTTTCCATCATGGGTGCGCTCATCCTTTTGGTCCTGTACGTGCTGTTTTTAGGAAAACTGCAAATTGACGGTCTCATGGTGGATCTACCTGACTCAGCCCGAGACGATGTTGAAGGATTCGTCTTCAATTGGGTGTTTTCCGGAATTCTCATCACGTCCGCAATCACTGTTCCGCAAGCAGCACTTGGAGTGCTGGTTGAAGATCGCACCCGCGGAGGCATCAAAGATTTCCTCGTGGCACCCGTATCCAGAACGACGCTGACGGTGTCCTATATCTTCGCAGCAGTCATTGTCGCCATGACGATTTTGATCTTTGAAATCGTGGTGGGAAGTATTGGTTTAGCTATTTTGGGGCACTTCAGCATGAGCATTGCTCGCGTGCTCGAATTGGTAGTCGCCTTGCTTCTGCTCACCCTGGTGTTTTCCGCAATTGCAGCATTTCTGATCACCTTGGTGAAATCTCAAGGCGGAATGTCTGCGCTTTCAAGCCTGGTAGGCACCCTGGCGGGCTTTTTATCTGCTGCTTATATTCCACCCATCGCATTGCCTGAAGCAGTGACAAACGTGTTGAACTTCCTCCCGTTTACCCCAGCTGGAATGTTGATCAGACAAATTGTGGTTGCCCCAGCATTGGACGCGATTTCACTTCCACCCGAAGCCTTCGATATCTTCCAATTCGGATACGGACTCAAACTGGAAATGTTTGGGGAACCCGTTTCTACATGGGTGGCAGTAGGAATTGTTGCCTCATGGGGAGTGGTGTTTGGACTCATTGCCGCGTTCAAAATGAAAAGCGTGGTGCGATAA
- a CDS encoding LacI family DNA-binding transcriptional regulator, protein MSAKSSLKEVAELAGVGYATASRALSGKGYVSPQTREKVQAAAKELNYVPNQLAKALREHRSALVGVIVPDLSNEYYSESLQTIQQDLKAAGYQMLVAEANSVQAQDVVMESLISIQAAGIIHVPVVGSIAPEGIPMVQLTRGELGPGFPRVLCDDEAGFFQLTESVLGGSGMNIAALVGEESLSTTQERMRGISHAASIYGAEVTFHFGHYSVESGEEMAQVVFNNGLPDALIVASPRLMAGVMRAFTRLNVRVPHDVVIGGYDDPEWYSFVGAGITTFVPPHEEMGKEAVRLLVDLIENPELPTGDVVLQGQVILRGSSTHSG, encoded by the coding sequence ATGTCAGCAAAATCGAGCCTCAAGGAAGTTGCTGAGTTAGCTGGAGTCGGTTATGCCACAGCCTCGAGGGCACTATCTGGCAAGGGGTATGTGTCCCCGCAGACGCGGGAGAAAGTTCAGGCGGCGGCTAAAGAGCTGAACTATGTACCAAATCAGCTGGCCAAGGCGTTGCGGGAACATCGCAGTGCCTTGGTGGGGGTCATTGTTCCGGATTTGTCCAATGAGTATTATTCGGAATCGCTGCAGACTATTCAGCAGGATCTGAAAGCTGCTGGCTATCAAATGCTGGTTGCGGAGGCCAACAGTGTGCAGGCGCAGGACGTGGTGATGGAATCGTTGATCTCGATTCAAGCTGCAGGAATTATCCACGTTCCAGTGGTCGGCTCAATTGCTCCTGAAGGAATCCCCATGGTGCAGTTGACTCGTGGTGAATTGGGTCCTGGTTTCCCTCGGGTGTTGTGTGATGATGAGGCTGGGTTTTTTCAGCTGACCGAGTCGGTGCTGGGCGGCAGCGGAATGAACATTGCTGCTTTGGTTGGTGAAGAATCACTTTCCACCACGCAGGAACGAATGCGCGGTATTAGTCATGCGGCGTCGATATATGGGGCTGAGGTGACGTTCCATTTTGGCCACTATTCTGTCGAATCTGGCGAAGAGATGGCTCAGGTGGTGTTTAACAACGGCCTTCCCGATGCATTGATTGTGGCGTCTCCTCGGCTGATGGCTGGGGTGATGCGTGCTTTTACTCGCCTGAATGTCCGCGTTCCCCACGATGTGGTGATTGGTGGTTATGACGATCCTGAGTGGTACAGCTTTGTCGGCGCGGGGATTACCACGTTTGTTCCACCGCATGAGGAGATGGGGAAAGAGGCCGTGCGCTTGTTGGTAGATCTGATTGAAAATCCCGAACTTCCCACCGGCGATGTGGTTTTGCAGGGGCAGGTGATCCTTCGGGGGTCGAGCACACATTCCGGGTAG
- a CDS encoding adenylosuccinate lyase, with product MAAERALSTAQARHGVITEDDAAQINQAAVLSNIDREKLWEDAKNVGYPILGLVRQIASHLPEGPNGRVHYGATTQVIMDTGLVLQMTASLNALDKQIVRLGNALAARAEEHKDTVMPGRTHAQQAIPTTFGATLATFLDQIRRQRERLEEALERVRVISLFGAGGNNAAQGEQAATVRAEMARLLDLKDPVVSWHVERDVLGDFGWVCSTLCGSMAKFGRNIVDLSRTEIGEVFEPYNSHRGASSMMPQKVNPISSELMIGISVVAGALTSTLPRLQESGHERAAGEWQGEWLVIPTLANLAGAALDEAIVVAEGMRVDTDRMSSNLAFAGGLIMAEAQMIQLAPALGREKAHDLVYEASTKTREEHTTLAEELPIIAVQHGVEDLLPKNFAQPADYVGEAQSMVNAAVAAWNAQL from the coding sequence TTGGCTGCGGAGAGAGCACTCTCAACTGCTCAAGCCCGCCATGGTGTGATCACTGAAGACGATGCTGCACAGATCAACCAGGCGGCAGTCCTTTCCAACATTGACCGCGAGAAGCTGTGGGAAGATGCCAAAAATGTCGGCTACCCCATCCTTGGCTTGGTAAGACAAATCGCCAGTCACCTTCCAGAAGGCCCCAACGGGCGAGTCCACTACGGCGCCACGACCCAAGTCATCATGGACACTGGACTGGTGTTGCAAATGACTGCCTCTTTGAACGCCCTTGATAAACAGATCGTGCGTCTGGGGAATGCACTGGCAGCACGGGCTGAAGAGCACAAAGACACCGTGATGCCGGGACGCACCCATGCTCAGCAGGCAATTCCCACTACATTTGGAGCAACCCTCGCTACCTTTTTGGATCAAATCCGCAGGCAGAGGGAACGACTTGAGGAAGCACTCGAGCGCGTGCGAGTCATTTCGCTGTTTGGTGCTGGTGGAAACAACGCAGCACAAGGCGAACAAGCGGCAACGGTTCGTGCAGAGATGGCCCGCCTGTTGGATCTGAAGGACCCGGTGGTGTCATGGCATGTGGAACGCGATGTGCTTGGGGACTTCGGATGGGTGTGCTCAACGCTGTGTGGATCGATGGCAAAATTTGGCCGAAACATCGTGGATCTTTCCCGAACTGAAATCGGAGAAGTTTTTGAGCCTTACAACTCCCATCGGGGTGCATCTTCCATGATGCCTCAGAAAGTCAACCCGATTTCTTCCGAGCTCATGATTGGTATTTCAGTGGTGGCGGGTGCCTTGACCTCGACTTTGCCACGGCTTCAGGAATCGGGACATGAACGAGCAGCAGGAGAGTGGCAGGGAGAATGGCTTGTCATTCCAACGTTGGCCAATCTAGCTGGCGCTGCACTCGATGAAGCCATTGTGGTGGCTGAAGGAATGCGAGTGGATACAGATCGTATGTCCTCGAACTTGGCTTTTGCTGGTGGATTGATCATGGCGGAAGCTCAGATGATTCAACTAGCTCCAGCTCTGGGGCGTGAGAAAGCTCATGACTTGGTTTATGAAGCATCCACAAAGACTCGTGAAGAGCACACCACGCTGGCAGAAGAACTGCCGATAATTGCAGTTCAACATGGGGTCGAAGACCTGTTGCCTAAGAATTTTGCGCAGCCTGCAGACTACGTCGGCGAAGCACAATCCATGGTGAATGCAGCTGTCGCCGCCTGGAATGCCCAACTTTAA
- a CDS encoding DUF4232 domain-containing protein: MKPHTLLRQALAIGSVGGLLVLSACGNSDSTSPTVSETVTEIVTETSAPDSTAAPIESSPATSSDAVPSEVVPSEGVPKQCTTSELNISTGTQQGAAGSVLIDLNFTNAGSTDCTLHGFPGVSFVGMDNGTQIGAPAVREGDAFPAVTLGPGENTIAALKISRAENYDSDACSLQPVDGLRVYPPGETASEYLPLEGFNGCDNDGLKLLTIKSVGA; the protein is encoded by the coding sequence ATGAAGCCTCACACACTTTTGCGACAAGCTTTAGCAATCGGCAGCGTGGGTGGGCTCTTGGTGCTCAGTGCCTGTGGCAATTCTGATTCAACTTCTCCTACTGTTTCGGAAACTGTCACAGAAATTGTCACTGAAACTTCGGCCCCTGATTCCACGGCAGCCCCGATAGAATCCTCGCCTGCTACCTCTTCAGATGCTGTGCCTTCAGAAGTTGTGCCTTCAGAAGGCGTGCCCAAGCAATGCACAACCTCGGAACTCAACATCTCAACCGGTACGCAACAAGGCGCTGCAGGAAGCGTGCTGATTGACCTGAACTTCACCAATGCTGGCTCCACAGACTGCACACTCCATGGCTTTCCGGGCGTGAGCTTTGTGGGAATGGATAACGGCACGCAGATTGGCGCGCCAGCGGTTCGGGAAGGAGACGCCTTCCCTGCGGTCACGCTTGGACCCGGTGAGAACACAATCGCCGCTCTGAAAATTTCCAGGGCAGAAAACTACGACTCGGACGCATGCTCACTGCAACCAGTTGATGGGCTACGCGTCTACCCGCCAGGTGAAACCGCATCCGAATATCTTCCGCTGGAAGGATTCAATGGATGCGACAATGATGGTCTTAAGCTGCTGACTATTAAATCTGTCGGAGCCTAA
- a CDS encoding cupin domain-containing protein, whose translation MTVFNVLHDAPAPQPDKNRPGVKRLLQGDGANLIAFTFSPGQSLPDHRAAHPITVTAFSGQLTFSYGEETFELSPGVTVHLEAGVTHRVDCPPEAPGDAVMLLTMLTGEKHSVNQA comes from the coding sequence ATGACTGTTTTCAATGTTCTCCATGACGCACCCGCACCACAGCCGGATAAAAACCGCCCCGGTGTCAAACGTCTCCTCCAAGGTGATGGCGCAAACCTCATCGCCTTCACTTTCAGCCCTGGACAGTCACTTCCCGACCACCGCGCCGCACATCCCATCACCGTGACCGCATTTTCTGGCCAGCTCACCTTCAGCTATGGCGAGGAAACCTTTGAGCTCTCCCCCGGTGTGACAGTGCACTTGGAAGCAGGAGTTACCCACCGCGTGGACTGCCCGCCAGAAGCACCAGGCGATGCAGTAATGCTGTTAACTATGCTCACTGGTGAAAAACACTCAGTCAACCAGGCCTAA
- a CDS encoding DASS family sodium-coupled anion symporter has protein sequence MFGLFIATIVAIILKPMPMGAVTIIGMIAAVLTGLVPLTASSDDPGAVYGLIGFSNGTIWLIVMAFLISRGFIKTGLGRRIALFFVSKVGGKMLGVTYGLALADLVLAPAIPSATARGGGIMAPIMKSVALTYDSTPGPTRRRAGAFLALNVGQVNAITCAMFLTAMAGNPLIASLASQMDVNITWTNWAVGAIVPGLVALIVVPWVVYKIYPPELKDTPEVKKMASDELKQLGGFTYGEKVLAGTFVVLLLLWTGGDLVLGISATTTAFVGVIILLVAHVLTWEDIIQEKTAWDTMVWFAVLYMMATALSQYGFIAWISEVIASSLGGMNWVVALVVLVLIYFFSHYFFASATAHISAMYLAFLGAAIAIGAPPLMAALVLAYTSNLFSSLTQYSGGPSPTLFGLNYITVGEWWRTSAIAGAVSITIWLVIGGLWMNVIGLW, from the coding sequence ATGTTTGGCCTGTTCATCGCGACGATTGTGGCGATTATTCTCAAGCCAATGCCAATGGGTGCCGTGACAATTATCGGCATGATCGCCGCGGTGTTGACTGGTTTGGTGCCGTTGACGGCGTCTTCTGATGATCCCGGCGCGGTGTATGGCCTTATTGGTTTCAGTAACGGCACCATTTGGCTGATTGTGATGGCGTTCCTGATTTCGCGTGGATTCATCAAGACGGGGCTTGGACGTCGAATAGCGTTGTTCTTTGTGTCTAAAGTCGGCGGAAAAATGCTGGGTGTGACCTATGGTTTGGCGCTCGCTGATTTGGTGTTGGCTCCTGCGATTCCATCAGCAACTGCCCGAGGTGGTGGCATTATGGCTCCGATTATGAAGTCGGTGGCATTGACTTATGATTCCACTCCTGGCCCAACTCGTCGCAGGGCTGGCGCGTTCTTGGCGCTGAATGTGGGACAGGTAAATGCGATTACGTGCGCGATGTTTCTAACTGCAATGGCAGGAAACCCCTTGATCGCCTCTTTGGCTTCGCAGATGGATGTCAATATCACGTGGACAAACTGGGCTGTGGGTGCGATTGTGCCTGGTCTGGTGGCGCTTATTGTGGTGCCGTGGGTGGTATACAAGATCTATCCACCTGAGTTGAAGGACACCCCTGAGGTCAAGAAAATGGCTTCTGATGAGCTCAAGCAATTGGGTGGGTTTACTTATGGTGAGAAGGTGCTGGCGGGAACCTTTGTTGTGTTGCTGCTGCTCTGGACAGGTGGCGATTTGGTCTTGGGAATCTCGGCAACTACCACCGCTTTCGTTGGCGTCATCATCTTGCTAGTGGCTCACGTGCTGACGTGGGAGGACATCATTCAAGAAAAGACTGCGTGGGACACCATGGTGTGGTTCGCGGTGCTATACATGATGGCAACAGCGTTATCGCAGTACGGATTCATCGCATGGATCTCTGAGGTAATTGCTTCCAGTTTGGGTGGCATGAACTGGGTCGTTGCTTTGGTTGTGTTGGTGCTGATTTACTTCTTCAGTCACTATTTCTTTGCCTCGGCAACAGCGCATATTTCTGCGATGTACTTGGCCTTCCTGGGTGCTGCGATTGCGATTGGTGCACCCCCGTTGATGGCGGCCCTGGTGTTGGCGTACACCTCCAATTTGTTCTCTTCACTCACTCAGTATTCTGGTGGTCCTTCGCCAACATTGTTTGGTTTGAACTACATCACGGTGGGTGAGTGGTGGCGGACCTCGGCAATTGCTGGCGCGGTATCGATTACAATCTGGTTGGTTATCGGTGGTTTGTGGATGAATGTCATCGGACTCTGGTAA